One Acetobacterium sp. KB-1 DNA segment encodes these proteins:
- a CDS encoding PIN domain-containing protein, producing MNNADYTRKLLLENEIIIIDTSAVMDFEQLHQLVNRIEFLLLEFSKKIVVPKAVWIELMRHINSKKQDKQEKALRAVDIICMHPDIFEIKSEYIDHKEMLKTFVSDSKDGVVQNRSNYCRLT from the coding sequence ATGAACAACGCAGACTATACGAGAAAATTACTTTTAGAGAATGAGATTATTATTATTGATACATCAGCGGTTATGGATTTTGAACAATTACATCAATTAGTTAATAGAATTGAATTTTTACTTTTGGAATTTAGTAAAAAAATAGTGGTGCCCAAGGCTGTATGGATTGAGTTGATGAGACATATTAATTCTAAAAAACAAGATAAACAAGAGAAGGCGCTTCGGGCAGTAGATATCATATGTATGCATCCTGATATCTTTGAAATAAAAAGCGAATATATTGATCATAAAGAGATGTTAAAAACATTCGTAAGCGATTCAAAAGATGGCGTAGTGCAAAATAGGTCGAATTATTGTAGACTAACCTAA
- a CDS encoding ferredoxin — MMKATVDRDACVGCGLCESVCPNVFEMDNDSIAEVISDVISSENEACVIEAQEECPVSAITVD, encoded by the coding sequence ATGATGAAAGCTACAGTGGATCGGGATGCTTGTGTTGGATGTGGTTTGTGTGAATCTGTTTGTCCGAATGTGTTTGAAATGGACAACGATAGTATCGCTGAAGTGATTTCCGATGTAATCTCGTCGGAAAATGAAGCCTGTGTGATTGAAGCTCAGGAGGAGTGCCCAGTTAGCGCTATAACTGTCGATTAG
- a CDS encoding ATP-binding protein — translation MGNKNHPTNDTLKKLKTMRLPFFAQSYQNQLEDEMTYLSMSFQERLALMVDAEYDSRHNNTIKRLIKEAKFNNSAAFLGNIEYLPDRHLNRELLESLASNEYICQGQNVILVGATGCGKTYISNALGVNACQSGYKARYIRLPDLFCAFEAARIQGKYHHLLNQFRKCSLMILDEFLLVPTTDTQQRDLLELMEIRCGQTSTIFCSQFTAEGWHERLGSGALADSILFFAKSSCKKQSKRELSSEYENWYCYFI, via the coding sequence ATGGGAAATAAAAATCACCCAACAAATGATACCTTGAAAAAGCTAAAAACCATGCGTTTGCCCTTTTTTGCCCAATCCTACCAGAATCAGCTTGAAGATGAAATGACCTATCTTTCGATGTCATTTCAGGAACGTCTGGCTCTGATGGTCGATGCGGAGTATGATTCCCGACACAACAACACTATCAAACGACTCATCAAGGAGGCTAAATTTAATAATTCAGCTGCTTTTCTGGGAAATATCGAATATCTGCCGGATCGACATTTGAATCGGGAACTGCTGGAAAGTCTGGCCAGCAACGAATACATTTGCCAGGGGCAAAACGTCATTCTAGTTGGCGCCACCGGTTGCGGTAAAACCTATATTTCCAATGCACTGGGGGTAAATGCCTGCCAATCCGGTTATAAAGCACGCTATATCCGCTTACCGGATCTCTTTTGTGCATTCGAAGCCGCGCGGATTCAAGGCAAATATCATCATCTGCTTAATCAATTCAGAAAATGTTCCCTGATGATCCTGGATGAGTTTCTGCTTGTTCCCACTACAGATACACAACAGCGTGATCTGCTGGAGCTGATGGAAATCCGTTGTGGCCAGACGTCCACAATTTTCTGTTCTCAATTTACTGCCGAAGGTTGGCATGAACGCCTGGGCAGCGGCGCCCTGGCGGATTCAATCCTGTTTTTTGCAAAAAGTTCTTGCAAAAAACAATCTAAAAGAGAACTGAGTTCCGAATATGAAAACTGGTATTGTTATTTCATATAA